One Anabas testudineus chromosome 15, fAnaTes1.2, whole genome shotgun sequence genomic window carries:
- the LOC113158295 gene encoding ovarian cancer G-protein coupled receptor 1-like: MEDVNITNTMLEQSYTTANPGFSVVVVTCTIISVGLPLNLVALYAVYSLVNKDHVAPIYVINLLISDLIQLCAMIVRLAEPKDQITSLVFFKMYFFGLMASVGFMVCIALERYCVLACPLWYRFRRTIKISLVVCVTVCALPLVIIIADIYWGGPMVTETTFAVFVLLPYPLLLFSLGGTMKALSVTSSVSTEEKRRIVALLVLVLLIYTVLFLPTAIWCLHGTIRNTLAYLSLVTIKFSPLADLFMYVFLRKGAVDNLLASLCCCRMVSTDTSRSIE, translated from the exons ATGGAAGATGTCAACATTACAAACACTATGCTGGAACAAAGCTACACCACTGCAAATCCTGGATTCAGCGTAGTTGTGGTGACTTGCACAATCATATCTGTCGGACTTCCCTTGAACCTAGTGGCCCTGTATGCTGTTTACTCTCTG GTGAACAAGGATCATGTTGCTCCGATCTACGTCATCAACCTTCTAATTTCTGACCTCATTCAGCTCTGCGCCATGATTGTTAGACTAGCAGAACCCAAGGACCAGATCACCTCTCTAGtcttctttaaaatgtacttcTTCGGTCTGATGGCCAGTGTTGGCTTCATGGTGTGCATCGCCCTGGAAAG ATATTGTGTCCTTGCCTGCCCTCTGTGGTACCGCTTCAGAAGAACAATCAAGATCTCTCTGGTGGTCTGTGTCACGGTGTGTGCCCTTCCTCTTGTCATTATCATCGCTGACATTTACTGGGGAGGTCCAATGGTCACAGAAACAACCTTTGCCGTCTTTGTCCTTCTTCCTTATCCCCTGCTCCTGTTCTCCCTGGGTGGGACCATGAAAGCTCTGTCTGTAACCAGCAGTGTCTCCACTGAAGAAAAACGACGTATCGTGGCCCTTTTGGTCTTAGTGCTTCTTATTTACACTGTgctttttcttcccactgctATTTGGTGCTTACACGGAACAATTAGAAATACATTAGCTTATCTGTCTTTGGTTACTATTAAGTTCAGTCCTCTTGCAGATTTGTTTATGTACGTGTTCCTCAGGAAAGGAGCTGTGGACAATCTCTTGGCCTCTCTGTGTTGTTGCAGGATGGTCAGCACTGATACCAGTAGATCCATAGAATGA